In the genome of Sebastes fasciatus isolate fSebFas1 chromosome 23, fSebFas1.pri, whole genome shotgun sequence, the window gtgtttatttgcaagtttagcatgaataaatgttaccgtttgcctttgtgtttacattctttgatataacttttttaaataataaataataatcttatACACACTTTATTCTGCTTTCATGACATAATTTACCACACCGCCTTTATTAGTGCTCAGCGGACTGGAGTAGATCCTGAAATTAGCACCGCTATGTACTGAATCCACAATCGTGAAATACTGAAAGATTCACTTATTGTTCTGCGTACTGCCGACTAAATGAAGGATTAAGTTTGCAGACTGTAAACACTGAAGTATACTCAAGCAAAACGTGTCACATGACTGACGGCCGGGCCGGTCTCAAGGCACCCTGTCAGCGGCTCCGTCACACCTCCAAAACCGTTGCAAGACATTTCCAAACAGCCGTTATTTGGATAAACTGAACACATATTGGGAATCTAAGTTTACTTTCTCGCATTAGTACTGTAGCGCTCGCGGCTCCGTAGCACGgctggctagctagctaaatgaTGAGGACAAGGTGGCTGAAGTTTAACCGGAGAACCGGGTTTTATTACCCTATGATACAGGCTAACCCCGGGGTTGGAAGAgtgcccaaaacaacaaaagggtGGTAGCCTAAACTAGCTAATCAGCTAAACTCCGTAACATACGTGGCGTGCTCCtgctgcctttcttcttctgcccctcctccttctcccacaCTCCTTTGCTCTCTCTGCGCCCTCCCCTCTTAATGAACCTGACCTATCCAGCTTAACTAGGGCAACATCTCCCCCCCATGAACTCCCCAAGTGTCTCTCTTATGTTAGTCCTGCAGGGTCGCTACATGGCCCCCCCCCTCTAATTCCTCGTCCCCGAGGAAGAGCAAAGTCTTGAAAGCGACCTGGCAATCGCCGTTCCCTCTGCGACCTCCGGACTCCATGATCCCCCAGAGGAGCTCTGGGTGTGGCAGAGGCATTCCTTGGCACTACGGCACCAAGCGGTGTCACCACTTCTTCTTGAAGAACATACTGCTGCTGCATGGGTGGGTCTCTCCGGCGGCGAGGTGGCCTGGCTTGCGCTCTGGTAGGTGTCCCTGGGAAGGCTGGCTGCTGGTCTCCCCGGTACGGTGCCATCCTGTCCCGGTGCAGTACCACTGTGCGTCCTCTGGGTGCCAGTTTGACACGATAGACAACCTGCCCCACTCTCTCGACCACGTAGCAGGGACCAATCCATGCACTGTCCAACTTGGGGCAGCGGCCCTTCACTCTCTTGGGTCCATACACCCAGGCAAGGTCCCCAGCCTGGAAGTCCTGACCTTTGACATGGGCGTCATAGCCGCGTTTTTGACGGACCCCGGCCTGTTGTAATTGATGCCGGGCAAAGCTGTGGGCCGTTTCCAATCGGTCCTGTAACTGGCTGGCATATTCTGGCCCAGCCATGGCGTCCGGTGCATCGGGCGGTCGACCATAGGCCAGCTCGGGTGGCGTTCTTAGCTCCCTGCCCAACATCAACAATGCAGGAGTACAGCCGGTGGATTCCTGGACTGCACTGCGGCATGCCATGAGGATGAGGGGTATCTGTAGGTCCCAATCACCCTGGTCTGGGGCAGTGGTGAGGGCCAGCTGGGCACTCAAGGTCCGCATGAACCGTTCCACTAATCCGTCGCTTTGTGGATGAAGCGGGGTGGTCCTTGTCTTCTGGATGCCGAGCTGGCTACACATCGCAGTGAACACCTGTGATTCAAAGTTCCGCCCTTGGTCCGAGTGGAGCAGTGAGGGCGTTCCAAAGCGGCTGAACATTCCTTGCACCAAGGCCTCAGCCACGGTCGTCGCCTCTTGGTCAGGAAGGGGGTAGGCTTCGGGCCACTTTGTAAAGTAGTCAATGGCGACGAGCACGTACCGGTTCCCTCTACTGGTACGGGGTAGTGGTCCCAACACATCGACTGCCACTCTGTCCATTGGTGCCCCTACACGATGCTGCTGTAAGGGTGCGCGAGACTGACCTTGGGGGCCTTTACGGGCAGTACAGGCATCGCAGCGGCGGCAGTAGTCCTCAACATCCCTCCTGCTCTGGCCCCAATAGAATGTCTGTCTCAGCCGTCTCAATGTCTTTGTCACTCCAAAGTGACCAACTCCAGGGGATCCATGATGCATCTAAAGAACTCCCTTGCAGAGATTTTTGGGTACAACCACTTGCCATCGTGGCTCTCCGGTGGCGGGCTCACGCCAGCACCTCTTCAGGACTCCTTCCTGCAGTTCCACTCCAGGCCATTGAGACCAGAGTCCTCTGACAGTGGCAGACTGGGCAACCACATCATCCCAGGGTGGCCGGATGTCTTTCTCCAGCCACGTTATGACCATTTCAAGATCAGGGTCCTCGAGCTGCAGTTCTCTCCACCCTCTCTCATTGTCGGGTAACAGAGCCCGACAGATCACCTTTCCAGTGTGTAGGTTTGCCGCTTCACGTTCTTCGGCCTGGTTGCAGTGGTGACAGCCCGGGGCACACGGTCGACGGGAGAGACTGTCTGCATTTGTGTGGCTTTCACCAGCTCTGTGCTGTATGGTGAACTGAAAGGCCTGGAGTTGTTCGATCCATCTGGCTACTTGCCCTTCCGGCTCTTTGAATGACATGAGCCACTTCAAGGCAGCGTGATCCGTACGGATGGTGAACGGAAGACCACAGAGGATGTGTTTGAAATGGTTCACTGCGTCAATCACCACTAACAGTTCTCTGCGAGTGACACAGTAGTTCTTCTCTGGCTTATCGAGGGTGCGGCTATGGTAAGCAACAACACGCTCGCCCTCCGGGGTCAGCTGCGAGAGTACAGCGCCAAGGCCCGTGTCGCTGGCATCTGTGTCAAGGATAAATGGCAGCTCTGGGTCGGGTGCAACCAGCACCGGGTCTTTACATAAGGCCTGCTTCAGCTGGTGGAAGGCCGCATCCTGATCTGGTCCCCACTTGTAGGGTGTGTCCTTGCGCAGTAAGTTGAACATGGGCGCAGCCACAGTAGAGAATCCAGCCACAAACCGCCTGTAGTAGGACGCTAATCCTAAGAAGGATCTCAGCCGGTGGACATCAGTGGGGGTAGGCCAGTCTCGGACAGCCGCCACCTTGTCAGGCTCTGTCATAATGCCAGCTCCACTGACTCTGTGACCCAGAAAGGAGACCTCCCGCTGCAGAAGGCGGCACTTCCCGGGATGAAGCTTCAGGCCCGCACACTTGATCCGCTCCAGTACCTCTCCTAGGCTCTCGAGTGCAGCATCAAAACTGGGCCCATGGACAAGGAGATCATCGAGGTAGACGAGGCAGCGCTCGGGGGGCACACCAACAAGGACCTTTTCCATCAGCCTCTCGAATGTTGCTGGCGCGTTGCACAGCCCGAACGGCATGGTGGTGAACTGCCACAGGCCACGTCCCATGGTAAAGGCGGTCTTGGCCTTGTCCTCTGGAGCCATGGCCACCTGCCAATATCCACTCCGGAGGTCCAACGACGAAAACCATGCTGAGCCAGCCACATAGTCCAGAGACTCGTCTATCCGCGGCAGTGGATAGGAGTCTTTCACTGTTTTGTCATTCAGGGGTCGGAAGTCGACACAAAACCTCAATTTCCCATCCTTCCTAGGGGCCATAACGACTGGTGACACCCACGGACTTTCTGATGGCTCGATAATGCCAGCATCCTTCATCTCTTGTAGCATCTGGTTCGCTGCAGCTTGGCGGGCATAGGGAAGTCGCCTAGGCCGCTGGCGGATTGGCTGTGCATCCCCAGTATTGATGGAGTGCTGTACCAAGTGTGTGCGACCCACATCGTTTGGGTTGGTGGAGAAACTGTGTCGATACTCATGAAGGAGGTTCCAGAGCCTATGCTGCTGCTCCGAGTGCAGACCCTCACGATTCTTCTCCCACAGGTCTTTGACAGTCGTAATGGCCACTGACTCTTTCTCAGACATGGGGGCCACAGTTGCGGCCTGTACGACTGCAGGTAAATGTGGCTTGGTGTGAACCGCTGTGTCTGTGGTTGTGAGGTTGTCTTCGGACAGTGGCAAAAGGCTTTCTGTGAAAGGGGCCTCCCACTGAGGAGGTTCAGGAGAACATGGTGGGTCCCATTCCATTCCGTCGTCCCCAACTACCTTCTCAGTCATTTCAGGAATGAGGGAATCGTTCAGAAAGGGGATGGACGTCCCGTCCGGGAACGTAATGGTCCGTTTGTTGAAGTCCAGTACTGCCTTTGCACTACGCAGAAAGTCTAGTCCAATTAAACAGTCCTCTTTAACTTCGGCGACCCAGACTGGCTGGCAGACTGAATAGGCCCCCAATTGTATCTGTGCTTCACACCTCCCCAGCATGGGAGCTTCTCCCCCGGTGACTGTAATTAGCGGAAGATTGGTGGCTTGGGGCTGAGTTCCAGTCGGCAGGAGATCAGGGTGAAGGAGAGTTGCAGTCGAGCCTGTGTCGAGCAGGGCGTGAGTCAACCGACCATTAACCAAGGCGGGTACTCGGCAGCCATCAGTGTTGGATGTGTTAGGGGGGAAAAGGGCGTGAGTGacagggaggtggagcgcttTTATCACCGGTTGAGTGTCACAACCTGTGGGGAGTGAAGGGTGGCTCGGGTCGCTCCCCTCTAAACCGAGCCTCGAGCGTTTCCCGGCGCCGATGCACCCAAGGCGGAATCAGGGACTGGACAAAAGCGCCGTGAGTGGCCTCCCTGGTTGCACCTCCAGCAGATTTGGCTCCGTCGATCTTCTGGTGACATTGGTGGGCGTCCTGGGCCCATCGGCACGGAGGTTGGTCCAGGAAGCTGAAAGGCTTGAGTCTTGGGGCGTGTCGACACCTGTCTGGGGTGAGGCTCGAAACCCTCTATGAGGATGTCTTCCACTGCCAGTGCTTTCTCTAGAGCTGCTTCCAGGGTCTGAGGGTCAGCCAGCCGGATCTGTTGCCGTAATGGGAGGGGTAGAAGGCCACGAATGAATGCCTCCTTGGTTAGCACCAAGCGTGTTGCATCATCAAAATCAGGGAATCCTCTTTGGGCGAGGTAGCGCAGCTCTGCCGCAAACACTCCCAGCTTTTCTCCAGGTGCCCGCACTCGTTCGTTGAACCTCTGCCGCATCACAACTGCGGGGGTGGTGTTCCCAAAGCGTCTCTCCAGGGCCCTAGATATAGCTTGTGGGTTCTCCAGGTCGGCCACAGTCACATCCAGCAGTACTTTCCTAGCCTCACCCTCTAATGCCGAGATTAAATGGACAGCTCTCTTTTCAGGGGACCAGCCATTGGCTGTTGCTAGAAGACAGAATTGAGCCCAGTACGTCTCCCATGAAGTGAGTCCATCATAGCGCCCAACGCTCAGGAGGCTGTCTCTGAGGGATGGGGCCGGGGCCATTTCTTTAACACTCATCAAGGCCGTAGTAAGCGCAGTAGTCAGAGCAGGTATCAGGTCAACTGGCTGGTTGACGGCAGCAGGCGAAGTAACTGAAGCCGAGGTAAGGGAGCTACACTTGCCAAGTCTCCCCACAGGGTGGGTATCCACAGTGGCGCCCTCACCGGGAGGTTGGGTAGTTTTTGAACCCGGAACGTCAACAGGAACATTAGCGTCACGGATGTTAGCAACAGTAGTATACTCATCCTTGGCTCTGACAGTTTTGGTACGGGCTTGGTTGGTGCCCACATATGCATTATTTGTGTTAGCCGGGTTAGCATGGCTCTCTGACTCGAGAGGACTAGTCACACGACTCTTTGGTTctcctcccatcctggacataAGGCTGCCTCTAGAATTATTCAGGAAATGTCCAAAAGCACGCTCCATTGCAGTGCTCATTCTCTGCATAAAGCCTTCCTCAATTGTAGCTGTAATGTCTTTCTCTAACTCTGGGATAGACTTTGGTTGGCCACCTCTTTTACCTTCGGGAGCCGTCAGAGTGGTGACGTCATCGCTTTCTGATTGGCCGATGCGCGGTCTGCATGCGgctgcattgtttacatttgCTCCTCCAGAGCATGGTCCGGGATTTGCGGCCAACTGGAACGGACTGTTTTCCATCACAGCAGGGACGTCAGTCAGCAGTGTAGCGAGGTGAGTGAGTTATCTTCACCACTTTTCTCCTTACAACCGGGCCATCATCTGTTGGCTCTCTCATTGGTGTTTCCGGGGCGTAGAAGTCCGACTTTTCCATCTGTTCAGCCATCCCGTTCCTCCGGCGGTAGCTAGCGGTGGTAGCCAGCTGTCGTGCGGGGAGTGGGGGCGGGGAATCCCCCTTCTGACACCACTGTAGCGCTCGCGGCTCCGTAGCACggctagctagctaaatgaTGAGGACAAGGTGGCTGAAGTTTAACCGGAGAACCGGGTTTTATTACCCTATGATACAGGCTAACCCCGGGGTTGGAAGAgtgcccaaaacaacaaaaggctgGTAGCATAAACTAGCTAATCAGCTAAACTCCGTAACATACGTGGCGTGCTCCTGCTGCCCCTCCCCTCTTAATGAACCTGACCTATCCAGCTTAACTAGGGCAACATCTCCCCCCCATGAACTCCCCAAGTGTCTCTCCTATGTTAGTCCTGCAGGGTCGCTACATGGcatattaaaactaaataaagtgacatattaacagcttttatctCACATGACCGACGGCCGGTCTCAAGGCACCGCGCCAGCGGCTCCGTCACGTCTCCACAAATATACTTAAAACAATACATATTTGTGTTTCTACAGGACTCCAGGCTGAAGAAAATCACAACTCAACAGGTAAatacaaaaagagaaataaagaaataaagtcaagtctcagtttaatcttttcttaaattcacctcttttactgacgactctcttgtttctgttcagagcctttcaggttggtgggaggagacagtcgctgtgcaggaacactggagctgaaacatcagggagactggagaccagtggATGGCTATTACTGGACCCTGAAGGAtgcagctgctgtctgcagagacttggactgtggctctgctgtttctgtagaacCGAGAAAGGAGTCCTCAGAGAGATCTGTGTGGAGGATCTGGtctgactgtgttcagtctggatctgctctgagggagtgtgcaaCATCAGATTACTCTAACTCCATCCTgaatctcacctgctcaggtaaacccatcagtgacatcatctatgacatcatctatgacagtaatgtttccagtatgttccttcctccgtcacagtgacagtcggtggtttccattggactgaactgtaaagttatccaggacaatgacatcctaaagtgtagagaagtgtatggagagctgttttaacatttaatagctcagcttgactatcaagaattaacattagagatatctacaactacattctgactagtcgtaatcacattgtgactagtcagagttcttattccagatatatataacctcattgtgactagtcaaaactacatttagagatatctgtaattcagttctgactatcctaaataacagttacagatatctcaaacctcattatgaccagtcagaattaaattgtagatatctgaaactggagttacgactagtcataattcagttgtggatatctgtaatgagaaaccccatacacatgaatggtaaaagtagttttgatcgtactagtctaaatgtaattacagatgtatagaattagagttatgactagtctaaatgtaattacagacatatagaattagagttacaactagtctaaatgtaattacagatgtatagaattagagttatgactagtctaaacagcgttgcagatatctctgatGAATCTCCTGTCCAGCTATTAAATGTTGAAACAGTTTGCCATAGAAGTGGGCTTGTTTCTGAAAGCTTCAAACTCTCCACAGACTGCTGAGCTTCACCTGACAggacacacctgtctgtctggaggcCTTTTCCATTTCACAGTTCCTACATCCTccattcctttcctcgcctcctctcctcacgtcttagtcccgcccaccagagatgtgagctgaggaggcgaggaagagacgcgaggagagaggagttgaggcaacaggcttttaacaaaatgagccctcctctcctcagagccgtcattttaaagccacatcaattaaatatgacatgtggcCTCTTTGATACgtcacaggtgtctctgttcacatttctatttcatcaatttgtgtgttattttaactaaaTTCTATATTCACCCACCAGCAGCTCATTTTATAtgaatgttccctttaaaccagaaggctggatttattctattacatcagggctgtgtattggaaagaatctggtgatacgatgcgtatcatgatacaggggttaccattcagtatatcaccatatattgtaattcttttttaatttaattttaggaaaactgtcatagtataaagaacacaacatcatatgcataaaatctgagtaaaaaaagttacttttaatgcaattaacatttatcacagtccctgtaacatccaacatcatagcactacgttggctaacacttcattttacagctccgcAACTTCCATGGTGATTAGGTGATAataagcaagtaacctatttgatatttctttggaattactgccaaattaccccaatatttacctcaaaatctatctaagactactttattataaacattatttattaattatctgCTCAAATATCATGtaaaggttaaaatagggccctgaggCTTGAGAAGAGGCTGTGTGCTGCTAGATAATCGATGGCAGGGACCGCTCTGAACTCCTCCAGTTGGAATCACTGAATTGTTGTTTCATGACATCTTTTTATTGAGtgtctggtgtcttttatctctctctatttcatcttctatcatctctccagactctgtcaggctggtgaatgggactagtctgtgctcaggcagactggaggtgaagactaacccctctaaccagtggtggtcctcagtgtgtgaagctgactttgaccagcaggatgcagaggtggtctgtagggagcttggctgtggggctccttcagtcctccagggggcgctctatggagacgtggaggcttcaatgtggaccaaagagttccagtgtggaggaactgagtctgctctcctggactgtagaagctcaggctcagagagaaacacctgctcacctggcaaagctgttggactcacctgctcaggtagaagaggagctgcagctctgatctggttcatttctgttctaatgaaactcactttattcttttactgacgactctcttgtttctgttcagagcctgatgatgtcaggttggtgggaggagacagtcgctgtgcaggaacactggagctgaaacagggagactggagaccagtgaGTGGCTATTACTGGACCCTGAAGGATGCAGATGCTGTCTGCAGAGActtggactgtggctctgctgtttctgtagaagagagagaggagtcctcAGAGAGATCTTTGTGGAGGATCTGGTCTGGCTGTGTTCAGTCTagatctgctctgagggagtgtgcaaCATCAGGTTCCTCTAACTCCATCATgaatctcacctgctcaggtaagcccatcagtgacatcatctatgacatcatctatgacagtaatgtctccagtatgttccttcctccgtcacagtgacagtcggtggtttccattggactgaactgtaaagttatccagaacaatgacatcctaaagtgtagagaagtgtatggagagctgttttaacatttaatagctcagcttgactatcaagaattaacattagagatatctacaactacattctgactagtcgtaatcacattgtgactagtcagagttcttattccagatatctataacctcattgtgactagtcaaaacgacatttagagatatctgtaattcagttctgactatcctaaataacagttacagatatctcaaacctcattatgaccagtcagaattaaattgtagatatctgaaactggagttacgactagtcataattcagttgtggatatctgtaatgagaaaccccatacacatgaatggtaaaagtagttttgatcgtactagtctaaatgtaattacagatatctagaattagagttatgactagtctaaatgtaattacagatgtatagaattagagttatgactagtctaaacagcgttgcagatatctataactacattctgactagtcagttCTTATTCCAGTTATCTATAACCTCCAAATGAGTTCAAATGAtagttagagatatctgtaattcagttctgactatcctaaataacagttacagataaaCGTTTAAAGGGAAACGGCGGTGCATTGAACACTCTGTTGTGCTACGCGAATGCACTGCCTTTATAATACGGCGGGGTTCGTGCACGTCGCGGCTGATTGGGTAACACCTCTGACACACCCACCAAATGAGAGGAAACGCACCTCAAAGCCTGTTGTGCACCATTTCCAGGAAACACGCCGTTCAACCCAGAAACCGTAGCAAACCAGTGCACGCTGTTTTCAGACTGAACGTGCTCCGGCTCTCAGCCAATCATCTCTTTGTGTTTACagacctgctgcttcagcccAACATCTCTGGGTCCTCCTCCGTGGACCGGGTCTCCGAGGCCCAGCAGCAGGGGTTTCACGTGCTCAGGGACTCCACCTTCACCATCAGCTGCTCCGTCCAGCCACAGTACCCAGGAGGCTCCTTCCATCtcaccttcacctcctccacctcagcACTCAACTACAcccagccagctgtcaatcactccgcccacttcctgtttcctgctgcaGAGCCCGCCCACCAAGGAAGCTACAGATGTGTTTATCACGTCTATGTTTTTTCTCACGACTTCTTCTCTGAGAGCCGTCTGATCTCTCTCACCGTCGCAGGTAAGctgactgtttacatgcaggTTTGGAAAATGTGGAAATGATCAGCTGACAACAGAGAAGCTTTCATTCTCTAATCAAGGATTGggcttattttaataattaaggacttttcttatttcataagaagtttacttaattttgtattttaatattttcttttttcataagAATTTAACTTGATTTTGTAATTAAGGAATTTACATAATTTTGTCATTATgaattttgcttattttttataattaaggATTTTACTTAATTTGTAATGAaggaattttttttgtttcataataATTTTCCTTATCTTTGTATTTAAGAAGTTTGATGAATTTTGTCGGAGCCTTCAGAGATCATAGGgattaaaacatgaataaaagttAGAGGTTTATTCTACGTGGAGATGACGTCACTTTAGGACGTCTGCTCACAACCgattacagagagagatgtagtacta includes:
- the LOC141762347 gene encoding scavenger receptor cysteine-rich type 1 protein M130-like; this encodes MTDGRSQGTAPAAPSQPFRLVGGDSRCAGTLELKHQGDWRPVDGYYWTLKDAADSVRLVNGTSLCSGRLEVKTNPSNQWWSSVCEADFDQQDAEVVCRELGCGAPSVLQGALYGDVEASMWTKEFQCGGTESALLDCRSSGSERNTCSPGKAVGLTCSEPDDVRLVGGDSRCAGTLELKQGDWRPVSGYYWTLKDADAVCRDLDCGSAVSVEEREESSERSLWRIWSGCVQSRSALRECATSGSSNSIMNLTCSDLLLQPNISGSSSVDRVSEAQQQGFHVLRDSTFTISCSVQPQYPGGSFHLTFTSSTSALNYTQPAVNHSAHFLFPAAEPAHQGSYRCVYHVYVFSHDFFSESRLISLTVAEV